Genomic window (Granulicella arctica):
GAGGCGAAGGTAACGCTCGTCCTCGTCGGTAAAACCTACGGAGACCTTTAGAGCCTGCAACTCATCGAGTGACACGGGAGAGGTTTCTACAACAGGCGTTCCGTAGGTGTACGCGGGAATCTGATCGGCAACCTTCTTCATGGCAGCTCCTAAACAAAATCCTGGACGTGTTCTTTATACTCGAAGTTACTCAAATGATCGGAAAGCTGCTTCGTCGTACCGATCTTGAGTTCGATATGAATAAGCGATCTCTTTTTTCTCGCTTCTCCTAGATCTTCCATAACCGCGGCGTCATATGCATATGCCAACATTTTGCTTTTGGTCTTGGCCATAGATGTATGCTACTAACGACCTCGACTCACCTTGAGAGCTGCAGCCAGGTAGGCGCCGCTCAATAGAGTTGAATGTCGTCGCCTGCAGACACCTCAATTAGCCGCGACGAAGCCACCGAGAACAGATCTCCTTCTGTTCGGCTCCTGTTCATTTCCTGTTCGCATATCTCATTAGTTAAGCCGTAAACTCAGCGATCTGAACAACTTCAGTGCCGCGAGCTTTGCGATTCAACTTAGAATTGCTTGAAATCTCTATAAACATCCCTGTTAGCAGGTGATTCGGCCAGAGACGAGTTCGCTCCAGACTGCATCCACCACCAGAACCTCCAAAAAAACTTCGGCAGTGTAATTTGTTCCGATGCCGCCTACCGCGTACAACTGGAGAATCTGCAATTTCCAGGGAGTGTGTGTGAGATCAGGTTCGATATGCCGTTTAGCGATGGTGCTGTCTTTGATTGCCGGGGCATCGCTCTGCCAGGGGCAGAACTTTTCAGAGGTGAAGCCGTCACCGCAGACGTCCGAGTGGCAGGACCTTGAGTTCGGGGTCATCATCCACTTTGGGACGAACACGTTTCTCGATCGGGAGTGGGGCGATGGGACCGCTGATCCGAAGGTCTTCAACCCGACACAGGCCGACCCGGAGCAGTGGGTAAAGGCGGCGAAGGCGGCTGGTGCAAAGTACGTGGTCATGGTCGCCAAGCACCATGACGGATTTGCTCTTTGGCCGACGGGGCAGACGGATTACAGCATCAAGAACAGCCCGTGGAAGGGCGGCAAGGGCGACCTGATCCGCGAAACGTCGGACGCCGCAAAGAAGTATGGCCTGGGCTTTGGCGTGTACCTCTCGCCGTGGGATCGGCACGATCCGCGTTATAGCGATGCGGCTGCGTACGACAAGTATTACCTGGCGCTCCTGGATGAGCTTTCTTCCAACTACGGCAACCTGACGGAGTTCTGGCTGGATGGCGCGGGAAGCGGCGGCCACGTCTATGACTTCAAAAAGATTATCGAAGAGCTGCGGGTGAGCCAGCCGAATGTGCAGGTGTTCGCAGATACGGCGCTCTTTGAGTACGGCGATATCCGGTGGGTAGGGAATGAGGCGGGCACGATCCCGTTCCAGAATTGGAATGTGATCGATCGGCACGGCTATCTGCGATGGCGGCCGGTGGAGGTGGACACGCCGCTGCACAAGCTGCATTGGTTCTGGCATCCGAATGACGAGGCTACGCTGAAGAGCGTCGATGAGTTGGTGAAGACGTATGAGGAGTCGGTCGGGCGCGGCGGTCAGTTGATGCTGGGACTTGCGCCAGATAGCCGCGGACTGCTGCCGGACGCGGATGTGCGTCGGCTGGCTGAGTTCGGTGATGCGGTGCGCAAGATGCATGCGAACGATCTGGCGAAGCAACATTTGACGCTCGATGCGAATGCGAAGAATGCGTTTGACGACGATCCGGATACCTTCTGGTCGGCGCCCGCGGGGTCCCATGCGTCGACGCTTGAGGTGGCGTTTGCGAAGCCGGTGACGTTCGATCGTGCGGAGACGATGGAGTGGCTGAACGATGGTCAGCATGTGCAGGAGTATGCCATTGACGCCATGGAAGGCGGGACGTGGAAGACCGTTGCGCGGAGCTATGCGATAGGTCACAAGAAGGTTGATTCGTTTCCAGCGGTGACGGCTACGAAGGTGCGGCTCCGGATCATTGCCAGTTCGAGTGAGGCGCATATTCGAGAGTTGCGGTTGTACCGGACGCCTTAGCCGTGAGCTTTGTGGTTGTGGAGAGGAAGGCTTAACACGGATCAGTGCGGATGAACGGATAAGGACGGATGATGCAGTTCCTTTTGGGAAGGAGAACTAGAACGCAAGGGCAACCGCAGGTCCTTCGACTTCACTCAGGATGACAGTGTTTTGGGGTGGGGAAGGAGGGCCTGACACGGATCAGTGCGGATGAGGCCGATTAGTGCAGACGCAGGTTCCCTTCGGGAATGACAATTAGAAAACAAGAGCAGAAACAAGAACAAAAGATCGAGCTAGAGGGTGCGGGCTTGTCTGATTAAGGCGTTTGGCGGTGGGTGCGGGCGCGCCATAGGGCACCGGCGATGGGGTCGACTACGCCTGGCAGGGCGATGAGTGTGGGGAACTCCTGGTGGAGGGCGTCGACAAGGGCTTCCCGGACCGGTGCTACCTTTTCGAGGATGCTTCCGGCGAAGGCTACCGATGGTACCCAGTCCTTATCGTGCGAGGCGCTTTGGAGGCGCTTCGCGATCAGGCCGGCCAGGTAAGCGAGGTCGACGCCCTCCTTGCGCAGTACGGCCAGCGCGATTGGGTCGCCCTGCTCTGCGCAGGCAAGGACAATCTCTGCGAGGCGGGAGAAGTCGGGTGCGGGGATGCTGTTTGCGTACTCGATGAGAAGTTCGAGCGAGCCGATCTGCCAGAAGTCCATGATGGCGGTTCGGAGCAGGGTAGGACGACCTTCGTCCATGGCGAGAAAGGCAGCGCGAACACCCTCGTGGCCGATCCGATGGCCGGAGCCTTGATCGGCGATGGCCGGACCCCAGCCCCCGGCGGTGGTGAGTCGGCCATCCTGATAACGGCCGGCGACGTTTGAGCCTGTGCCAGCGAGGACGAGAACGCCGGGTCCGCCCTGGAAGGCGGCATCGAGCGCGATTTCGACGTCGCCGAGGAGCAGGAGCTCGCCGGAAATCTTCGCTTTGAAGGCTGAGTTAAGCCAG
Coding sequences:
- a CDS encoding alpha-L-fucosidase, which gives rise to MVLSLIAGASLCQGQNFSEVKPSPQTSEWQDLEFGVIIHFGTNTFLDREWGDGTADPKVFNPTQADPEQWVKAAKAAGAKYVVMVAKHHDGFALWPTGQTDYSIKNSPWKGGKGDLIRETSDAAKKYGLGFGVYLSPWDRHDPRYSDAAAYDKYYLALLDELSSNYGNLTEFWLDGAGSGGHVYDFKKIIEELRVSQPNVQVFADTALFEYGDIRWVGNEAGTIPFQNWNVIDRHGYLRWRPVEVDTPLHKLHWFWHPNDEATLKSVDELVKTYEESVGRGGQLMLGLAPDSRGLLPDADVRRLAEFGDAVRKMHANDLAKQHLTLDANAKNAFDDDPDTFWSAPAGSHASTLEVAFAKPVTFDRAETMEWLNDGQHVQEYAIDAMEGGTWKTVARSYAIGHKKVDSFPAVTATKVRLRIIASSSEAHIRELRLYRTP
- a CDS encoding N-acetylglucosamine kinase yields the protein MAFFLAVDAGGTKADFLLADETTELARVRTGTIKRMRADAATVQRNLDNALDSLTLLSGVSMDAITRTCIGTAGESVPLVTDWLNSAFKAKISGELLLLGDVEIALDAAFQGGPGVLVLAGTGSNVAGRYQDGRLTTAGGWGPAIADQGSGHRIGHEGVRAAFLAMDEGRPTLLRTAIMDFWQIGSLELLIEYANSIPAPDFSRLAEIVLACAEQGDPIALAVLRKEGVDLAYLAGLIAKRLQSASHDKDWVPSVAFAGSILEKVAPVREALVDALHQEFPTLIALPGVVDPIAGALWRARTHRQTP